Proteins encoded within one genomic window of Couchioplanes caeruleus:
- a CDS encoding glycosyl hydrolase: MQISVRRAKAGDPGHPTSRSFAGRALVLTVVASVAAGLAAVAVATTADAVTVGAGSHTEILPAGAALPTGCGTLSTNPRQFVTADAPAGPVPTNDWWSSLVFKKFDCSYSENLHAHPISYDTTAGGLGFSYNTTPQISGSATGVGEYHYVYAEDFTAGVSGMNAPKVLVDDWSDWTVTPYWSDGARTMTATIGHGLPFAYFQITGGNAQITAKSTPTVWSHSGASIGYSVAGNDYVAYAPTGATWSVSGNVISSSLAGKGYFSVAALPTTPETATAEKASLATSYGRYAHNHVTGTKLSYSYDQAASRVSTTYKYDTTARESGATGTVIGLYPHQWRALTGATPIAQTYVSARGAMKTLVGRSSYTTSAVFSGVLPEIPAVADSSGADLLTLNGYLDEIKGNPMDARGNDTYWTGKGLGRAARIAEIADQLGRTEVRDAALGAIRERLTDWFTASPGKTQRVFYYDRNWGTLIGYPASYGSDQELNDHHFHYGYFIAAAATLAKFDPAWASNARYGGMIDLLIRDANNYDRSDNRFPYLRDFDIYAGHDWAAGHGAFFAGNNQESSSEGMNFANALIQWGQATGNTTVRDAGIFIWTTQSAAINEYWFDVHDENFPEAFGHGTVGMVWGDGGAYTTWFTAAPEMIQGINMLPITGGHLYLGNDPAYVRSNYAEVVRNAGHEPTVWQDILWSFLALGDGEAALAKFRAKSGYTPEEGESKAHTFHWIRNLAALGTTDTSVTANHPLARVFVKNGVKTYVASNITAKPLTVTFSDGRTLTAAAGKTATVGALTWSGGNATGGGADPSPTGTTPTPTDPTSSPTPTPTVTTDPTPTPTVTTDPTPTPTTPGGAIRFLQTGGALAAAAGAAGTLTVPKATDVPDNQPHDPVIFTATGLNLTHEADEPTTFDLAVDADTTVGNAAQVRISYDLTGDGSFERVETYRYFATDAVPGWEGYRETAGLAAAAGTMGDLENGAVQVEIWSPIGSGPSTVSLGSLSTVHLPYR, encoded by the coding sequence ATGCAGATATCCGTCCGACGTGCGAAAGCCGGGGATCCCGGCCATCCGACGTCTCGCAGCTTTGCCGGCAGGGCACTCGTCCTGACCGTCGTCGCCTCCGTCGCAGCCGGGCTCGCGGCGGTGGCCGTCGCCACCACCGCCGACGCGGTCACGGTGGGCGCGGGCAGCCACACCGAGATCCTGCCCGCCGGCGCCGCGCTGCCCACCGGCTGCGGCACACTGTCCACCAACCCCCGGCAGTTCGTGACCGCCGACGCGCCGGCCGGCCCTGTGCCGACCAACGACTGGTGGTCGTCGCTGGTGTTCAAGAAGTTCGACTGCAGCTACAGCGAGAACCTGCACGCCCACCCGATCAGCTACGACACCACCGCGGGCGGGCTGGGATTCTCCTACAACACCACGCCGCAGATCAGCGGATCGGCCACCGGCGTCGGTGAATACCACTACGTCTACGCCGAGGACTTCACCGCCGGCGTCTCCGGCATGAACGCGCCGAAGGTGCTCGTCGACGACTGGAGCGACTGGACGGTCACCCCGTACTGGAGCGACGGCGCCCGCACCATGACGGCCACCATCGGGCACGGCCTGCCCTTCGCCTATTTCCAGATCACCGGCGGCAACGCTCAGATCACCGCGAAGAGCACCCCGACCGTCTGGTCCCACAGCGGCGCGAGCATCGGGTATTCCGTCGCGGGCAACGACTACGTGGCGTACGCCCCCACCGGCGCCACCTGGTCGGTCAGCGGCAACGTCATCAGCTCCAGCCTGGCGGGCAAGGGTTACTTCTCCGTCGCCGCGCTGCCCACCACGCCCGAGACCGCCACCGCGGAGAAGGCCAGCCTGGCGACCTCCTACGGCCGGTACGCGCACAACCATGTCACCGGCACCAAGCTGTCCTACTCGTACGACCAGGCGGCCAGCCGGGTGTCGACCACCTACAAGTACGACACCACCGCACGTGAGAGCGGCGCCACCGGCACGGTCATCGGTCTGTATCCCCACCAGTGGCGGGCACTGACCGGCGCCACCCCGATCGCACAGACCTACGTGAGCGCCCGCGGGGCGATGAAAACACTGGTCGGTAGGTCCTCGTACACAACCTCCGCGGTCTTCTCGGGCGTGCTGCCGGAGATCCCGGCGGTGGCCGACAGCAGCGGCGCCGACCTCCTCACGCTCAACGGGTACCTGGACGAGATCAAGGGCAACCCGATGGACGCGCGCGGCAACGACACCTATTGGACCGGCAAGGGCCTCGGCCGCGCCGCACGGATCGCCGAAATCGCCGACCAGCTCGGCCGCACCGAGGTGCGCGACGCCGCGCTCGGCGCCATCCGCGAGCGGCTCACCGACTGGTTCACCGCCTCCCCGGGCAAGACTCAGCGGGTGTTCTACTACGACCGCAACTGGGGCACCCTGATCGGATACCCCGCGTCGTACGGCTCCGACCAGGAACTCAACGATCACCACTTCCACTACGGATACTTCATCGCCGCGGCGGCCACACTGGCCAAGTTCGACCCGGCCTGGGCGTCGAACGCCCGCTACGGCGGCATGATCGATCTGCTGATCCGCGACGCGAACAACTACGACCGCTCCGACAACCGGTTCCCGTATCTGCGTGACTTCGACATCTACGCCGGCCACGATTGGGCGGCCGGGCACGGCGCCTTCTTCGCCGGCAACAACCAGGAGTCCTCGTCCGAGGGCATGAACTTCGCCAACGCGCTGATCCAGTGGGGGCAGGCGACCGGCAACACCACGGTCCGCGACGCCGGCATCTTCATCTGGACCACCCAATCCGCCGCGATCAACGAGTACTGGTTCGACGTCCATGACGAGAACTTCCCCGAGGCGTTCGGCCACGGCACGGTGGGCATGGTGTGGGGCGACGGCGGGGCGTACACCACCTGGTTCACCGCAGCGCCCGAGATGATCCAGGGCATCAACATGCTGCCGATCACCGGTGGACATCTCTACCTCGGCAACGATCCCGCGTATGTGCGATCCAACTACGCCGAGGTCGTACGCAACGCCGGCCACGAACCGACCGTCTGGCAGGACATCCTCTGGTCGTTCCTGGCCCTCGGCGACGGCGAGGCGGCACTGGCCAAGTTCCGCGCGAAGAGCGGCTACACCCCGGAGGAGGGCGAGAGCAAGGCACACACCTTCCACTGGATCCGCAACCTGGCCGCCCTCGGCACCACCGACACCTCGGTCACCGCGAACCACCCCCTGGCCCGGGTGTTCGTCAAGAACGGCGTCAAGACGTACGTGGCGTCCAACATCACCGCAAAGCCGCTGACAGTCACCTTCTCCGACGGCCGCACCCTCACCGCGGCGGCCGGCAAGACCGCCACCGTCGGCGCGCTCACCTGGAGCGGCGGCAACGCCACCGGCGGCGGCGCCGACCCGTCCCCGACCGGCACCACCCCCACGCCGACCGACCCGACCAGCAGTCCCACGCCCACACCGACGGTCACCACGGACCCGACGCCCACGCCGACGGTCACCACCGATCCGACGCCGACCCCGACCACCCCGGGCGGCGCGATCCGCTTCCTGCAAACCGGCGGAGCCCTGGCCGCAGCGGCCGGGGCCGCCGGGACGCTGACCGTACCGAAGGCCACAGACGTTCCGGACAACCAACCGCACGACCCGGTGATCTTCACCGCCACCGGTCTCAACCTCACCCACGAGGCCGACGAGCCGACCACCTTCGACCTGGCAGTGGACGCCGACACCACGGTCGGCAACGCCGCCCAGGTGCGGATCTCGTACGACCTGACCGGTGACGGCAGCTTCGAGCGGGTCGAGACCTACCGCTACTTCGCCACCGACGCGGTCCCCGGCTGGGAAGGCTACCGGGAAACCGCCGGCCTGGCCGCGGCCGCCGGCACCATGGGCGACCTGGAGAACGGCGCCGTCCAGGTGGAAATCTGGAGCCCCATCGGCTCCGGCCCGTCCACCGTCTCGCTCGGCAGCCTGTCCACGGTGCACCTGCCATACCGGTGA